From the genome of Blautia pseudococcoides, one region includes:
- a CDS encoding cyclic nucleotide-binding domain-containing protein — protein sequence MNEEKLQDLPEPVSCEIMEAAEILAIPGKQLLSLMETDARLLHFLFFSQSHKVRRLYRQLKNTTNATRGKRWQPNCGSWHVMTGKGGGRCPYLPETHRDPDRGYAGNKKGDSFPPAQSSGGTFLVRYDKNTFVIPEPDALNRYFKE from the coding sequence ATGAATGAGGAGAAACTTCAGGATTTGCCGGAACCTGTGAGCTGTGAGATTATGGAGGCTGCGGAGATTCTGGCGATTCCCGGAAAGCAGCTTTTGTCTTTGATGGAAACAGATGCCAGACTCCTGCATTTTCTTTTTTTCTCCCAGTCTCATAAGGTCCGGAGACTGTACCGTCAGCTAAAGAATACCACCAATGCCACAAGAGGGAAAAGATGGCAGCCAAACTGTGGAAGCTGGCACGTGATGACGGGAAAAGGAGGAGGGAGGTGTCCGTATCTGCCTGAAACCCACCGTGACCCAGATCGCGGATATGCTGGGAACAAAAAGGGAGACAGCTTCCCGCCAGCTCAAAGTTCTGGTGGAACATTTCTTGTCCGCTATGATAAGAATACTTTTGTGATACCGGAACCGGATGCTTTAAACCGGTACTTTAAAGAATAA
- a CDS encoding MFS transporter, with protein sequence MPAAENFLTVSAVNARTYCQRKNKSVSGLIAAFQGFFVKAGMGLASAVIGLLLKKGGYVANTAQTPKALAYIEASFIWIPMVLCVFMEGVP encoded by the coding sequence GTGCCGGCTGCCGAAAACTTTCTTACGGTCAGCGCAGTCAATGCGCGGACCTACTGCCAAAGGAAAAACAAAAGTGTTTCAGGTCTCATTGCCGCTTTTCAGGGCTTTTTTGTAAAGGCCGGCATGGGCCTTGCCAGCGCAGTCATCGGCCTGCTTCTGAAAAAGGGCGGCTATGTGGCAAACACTGCCCAGACACCAAAGGCACTTGCATACATTGAGGCCAGCTTTATCTGGATCCCCATGGTGCTCTGTGTATTCATGGAAGGCGTTCCCTGA
- a CDS encoding SDR family oxidoreductase: protein MGIIEKMRLDGKVSFVTGGARGIGKQIAIALAEAGSDVAIVDVDIEEANKTAKVIGEENGVKTIAIRTDVTKPEEVNAMMEEIVGTFGKLDAAFCNAGICMNIPCEEMTYEQWKKVIDINLSGVFLTAQAAAKQMLKQGHGSIINTASMSAHIVNVPQPQCSYNASKAGVIQLTKSMAIEFAKRGVRVNCISPGYMGTELTLNSPSLKPLIEQWNAMAPMGRMGRPEELQSIAVYLAGDTSSFTTGSDFIVDGAFTCF from the coding sequence ATGGGTATTATCGAGAAAATGAGACTGGACGGAAAAGTATCTTTTGTAACAGGAGGTGCCAGAGGTATCGGCAAACAGATCGCGATCGCGCTTGCGGAAGCAGGCAGTGATGTGGCAATCGTGGATGTGGACATTGAGGAAGCGAATAAGACCGCAAAAGTCATTGGGGAGGAAAATGGTGTGAAGACCATTGCCATCCGGACGGATGTGACAAAGCCCGAAGAAGTCAATGCCATGATGGAAGAGATCGTGGGCACATTCGGCAAGCTGGACGCCGCATTCTGTAATGCGGGCATCTGCATGAATATCCCTTGTGAGGAGATGACTTATGAACAGTGGAAAAAAGTCATTGATATTAATTTAAGCGGCGTATTTTTAACAGCACAGGCAGCCGCAAAACAAATGCTGAAACAGGGACACGGCTCTATCATCAACACAGCGTCCATGTCAGCACACATTGTGAATGTACCTCAGCCCCAGTGTTCCTACAATGCGTCGAAGGCGGGCGTGATCCAGCTCACAAAATCCATGGCCATCGAGTTTGCGAAACGCGGTGTGAGGGTAAACTGTATCAGCCCGGGATACATGGGAACAGAGCTGACACTCAATTCCCCAAGCCTGAAACCATTGATCGAACAGTGGAATGCCATGGCGCCTATGGGACGTATGGGACGCCCGGAAGAGCTGCAGTCCATAGCCGTGTATCTGGCGGGAGATACCAGCAGCTTTACCACAGGTTCTGATTTTATTGTGGACGGCGCTTTTACCTGCTTCTGA
- a CDS encoding ROK family transcriptional regulator, producing the protein MENITLTDIKKNNYSLIYNLLYEQEKLSKQEIANQLHLSLPTVTQNLVALEEAGLIEKGGQFESQVGRRAVAYTVCPHAGIGIGVEILKKQVRILAVDLKGWICGCVEHKLLYRNDDAYYKETADFVSDFIRDSGFGEEQVLGIGFAVQGLTTADGQEIIFGKTLGYTGLKITALSRHLKYPCMFLHDAKCAAATELWNRRDLTDAIYLSIGKHLGGAVIIGGQTVMGKQNHGGAVEHMTLIPGGRPCYCGKSGCMEAYCSVNALIHEEETLEEFFTGLRDGEAEKKRRFDEYLDHLSTAVNNLHMVMDCDVILGGHMAPFLTKADMDILQEKVWGKSAFPDEEDFIFLSETARDSVPVGAALEFVRGFLDGI; encoded by the coding sequence ATGGAAAATATTACATTGACCGATATAAAGAAAAACAACTATTCTTTAATTTATAATCTTTTGTACGAGCAGGAAAAGCTTTCCAAGCAGGAAATTGCAAACCAGCTTCACTTGAGCCTGCCAACCGTCACACAGAATCTGGTCGCGCTGGAGGAGGCCGGACTGATCGAAAAGGGAGGACAGTTTGAATCGCAGGTGGGAAGAAGGGCTGTTGCCTACACCGTCTGCCCTCATGCAGGAATTGGGATCGGGGTGGAAATATTAAAGAAGCAGGTAAGGATTCTGGCAGTTGACCTGAAAGGCTGGATCTGTGGATGTGTGGAACATAAGCTTCTCTATAGAAATGACGATGCCTATTATAAGGAGACGGCAGACTTTGTCAGTGACTTTATCCGGGACAGCGGATTTGGAGAAGAACAGGTTCTTGGAATCGGATTTGCTGTGCAGGGCCTGACAACGGCTGACGGGCAGGAGATTATCTTTGGTAAAACACTGGGGTACACGGGGCTTAAGATCACAGCTCTTTCCAGACATTTGAAATATCCTTGTATGTTTCTCCATGACGCCAAATGTGCTGCTGCCACAGAGCTGTGGAACCGCAGGGATTTGACGGATGCTATCTATCTCTCCATCGGAAAGCATCTGGGTGGTGCCGTGATCATCGGGGGACAGACTGTGATGGGAAAACAGAACCATGGCGGTGCCGTGGAACATATGACCCTGATCCCAGGAGGACGGCCCTGTTACTGTGGAAAATCAGGCTGTATGGAGGCATACTGCTCTGTCAACGCGCTTATTCATGAGGAGGAGACATTGGAGGAGTTCTTCACCGGACTTAGAGACGGGGAAGCGGAGAAAAAGAGACGTTTTGATGAATATCTGGATCATCTTTCCACAGCGGTGAATAACCTGCATATGGTGATGGACTGCGATGTGATTCTGGGAGGACATATGGCACCTTTTCTGACAAAGGCGGATATGGATATCCTGCAAGAAAAAGTATGGGGGAAATCTGCGTTTCCGGATGAGGAGGATTTTATCTTTTTATCGGAAACTGCAAGGGATTCTGTGCCGGTTGGGGCGGCGTTGGAATTTGTGAGGGGATTTTTGGACGGTATTTAA
- a CDS encoding DUF1848 domain-containing protein encodes MILSVSRRTDVPAYYSDWFFERIEAGYACVRNPISHHQVSRISLAPEVVDCIVFWTKNPAPMLERISLLKEYMYYFQFTLTGYGKDVEPGLPDKKQVLIPAFRTLAGSLGAERVIWRYDPIFFSERYTAAYHLRAFTQIADALEGYTKRVVISFLDFYPKIRKNLEKLGCEPFEEESLCALAGLLAQTAKSHGMEIVTCAEKADLQKYGTAHGSCIDKELIQRLCGCGLEAGKDKNQRSQCGCMESIDIGAYDTCPHGCLYCYANQSGAAVAGGRKKHRVDSPILCSEILPEDRVTERKVKSLKRLQESLESYFSWDGT; translated from the coding sequence TTGATTCTGAGTGTGAGCCGGAGAACAGATGTGCCGGCATATTATTCGGACTGGTTTTTTGAGCGGATAGAAGCGGGGTATGCCTGTGTGCGCAATCCTATTTCCCACCACCAGGTCAGCCGTATTTCCCTGGCCCCGGAGGTGGTGGACTGCATTGTATTCTGGACAAAGAATCCTGCGCCTATGCTGGAACGGATTTCTTTACTGAAAGAATACATGTATTACTTTCAGTTTACATTGACCGGATACGGAAAAGATGTGGAGCCCGGTCTGCCGGATAAGAAACAGGTTTTGATCCCCGCATTCAGGACACTTGCCGGGAGTCTTGGAGCAGAGCGGGTCATATGGCGGTATGATCCTATTTTTTTCAGTGAACGGTATACGGCTGCTTACCATCTGCGGGCATTTACGCAGATTGCGGATGCATTGGAAGGATATACAAAGCGGGTGGTCATCAGTTTTCTGGATTTCTATCCTAAGATACGAAAGAACCTGGAAAAATTGGGCTGTGAGCCCTTTGAGGAGGAAAGTCTGTGCGCGCTGGCCGGGCTGCTGGCCCAAACCGCCAAAAGCCACGGCATGGAGATCGTGACCTGCGCGGAAAAGGCGGACCTTCAGAAATACGGGACCGCCCACGGGAGCTGTATAGACAAAGAACTGATCCAGCGCCTGTGCGGCTGCGGCCTGGAAGCCGGAAAGGACAAGAACCAGAGAAGCCAATGCGGCTGCATGGAGAGTATTGATATTGGCGCCTATGACACTTGTCCCCATGGATGCCTCTACTGTTATGCCAACCAAAGCGGTGCTGCCGTGGCTGGGGGAAGGAAGAAACATAGGGTAGATTCTCCGATCCTCTGCAGTGAGATACTGCCGGAGGATCGGGTGACGGAGAGAAAGGTGAAATCATTGAAACGGCTGCAGGAGAGTCTGGAATCTTATTTCAGTTGGGATGGAACATAA
- a CDS encoding right-handed parallel beta-helix repeat-containing protein, which translates to MNREYHVAVTGCDHGEGTKEAPFRTISKAAKTAETGDKIIVHEGEYREWVKPEHSGYSNISRIVYEAAQGEKVVIKGSERIQNWENIEGTVWKAVVPNTLFGDYNPYKEPLWGDWFIYPDDNSVHAGDVYLNGKSFYEAKSLDEVKNPQIRTEGYNPPWTKHPEPIKDKAWTIHQWYAETDHENTYIYANFQGADPNKELAEINVRKCCFYPEKTGMDYITVRGFEMAQAACPWTPPTADQPGLLGANWSKGWIMENNIIHDAKCSGISIGKEASTGHNHCTRRHRKPGYQYQMEAVFRALKIGWSKEKIGSHIIRGNIIYDCGQNGIVGHMGCVFSQIYNNHIYNIAVKHEYFGYEIAGIKLHAAIDVQIRNNNIHDCTLGTWLDWQAQGTRVSKNLFYNNDRDLMVEVTHGPYMVDNNIFASAYNFDNIAQGGAYVHNLCCGTMRREDVLNRSTPYHFPHSTEVAGTTPVYGGDDRLYNNIFVGSADAYTEQSLCGTEGYNGSTSTLEEYMETVASMGNEDLEMFEQVKQPAYINHNAYLKNAPAFDKEKDNFKSQADPQVKVSVEGEETYLEIQLEKDMLNIPSEIICTEKLGMVRIPEAPFDGPDGESIVLDSDYNGTKRCGTPAAGPLEGLKEGYNKIKIWG; encoded by the coding sequence ATGAACAGAGAATACCATGTAGCAGTCACAGGCTGTGATCACGGGGAGGGAACAAAAGAGGCTCCCTTCAGAACCATATCAAAGGCAGCAAAGACCGCCGAAACAGGGGATAAGATCATTGTGCATGAGGGTGAATACCGGGAATGGGTAAAACCGGAACACAGCGGCTACAGTAATATCAGCCGCATTGTATATGAAGCCGCCCAAGGAGAAAAGGTGGTGATCAAAGGCTCCGAACGAATTCAGAACTGGGAAAATATAGAGGGAACTGTCTGGAAAGCCGTTGTTCCAAACACACTTTTCGGGGACTATAATCCATACAAAGAACCGCTGTGGGGTGACTGGTTCATCTATCCGGATGACAATTCCGTCCATGCAGGTGACGTATACTTAAACGGCAAATCTTTCTATGAAGCAAAATCCCTGGATGAGGTGAAAAATCCTCAGATCCGTACAGAGGGATACAATCCGCCGTGGACCAAACATCCGGAACCGATCAAGGATAAAGCATGGACCATTCATCAGTGGTACGCTGAGACTGACCATGAAAATACATACATTTACGCCAACTTCCAGGGCGCTGACCCAAACAAAGAACTGGCTGAGATCAATGTGCGCAAGTGCTGTTTCTACCCTGAGAAAACAGGTATGGATTATATTACGGTGCGGGGCTTTGAGATGGCTCAGGCCGCCTGCCCGTGGACACCGCCCACGGCTGACCAGCCGGGTCTTCTGGGTGCCAACTGGAGCAAGGGCTGGATCATGGAAAATAACATTATCCATGATGCGAAATGCAGCGGTATCAGCATTGGCAAAGAGGCATCCACAGGTCATAACCACTGTACCAGAAGGCACAGAAAACCAGGTTACCAGTACCAGATGGAGGCCGTGTTCCGCGCTCTGAAAATCGGCTGGAGCAAGGAGAAGATCGGTTCTCACATTATCCGGGGCAATATCATCTATGACTGCGGACAGAATGGTATTGTAGGTCATATGGGCTGCGTATTCAGCCAAATTTATAACAACCATATTTACAATATCGCTGTCAAACATGAGTATTTCGGCTACGAGATTGCAGGCATCAAGCTCCATGCAGCTATTGACGTACAGATCCGCAATAATAATATTCATGACTGCACCCTTGGTACCTGGCTTGACTGGCAGGCACAGGGCACCCGTGTCAGCAAAAATCTGTTCTACAACAATGACCGTGACCTGATGGTTGAGGTGACTCACGGACCTTATATGGTGGACAACAACATCTTTGCCTCTGCCTATAACTTTGACAACATTGCCCAGGGCGGCGCTTACGTTCATAACCTGTGCTGCGGAACCATGAGAAGAGAGGATGTTCTGAACCGCTCTACCCCATACCATTTCCCGCACAGCACAGAGGTCGCAGGCACTACCCCTGTATATGGAGGGGATGACCGTCTGTACAACAATATTTTTGTGGGCAGTGCGGATGCCTATACCGAGCAGTCCTTATGCGGAACCGAAGGCTACAACGGCTCCACCTCCACCCTGGAGGAATATATGGAGACCGTTGCCTCCATGGGTAATGAGGACCTGGAAATGTTTGAACAGGTAAAACAGCCGGCCTACATCAATCACAATGCCTATCTGAAAAATGCCCCGGCATTTGATAAGGAAAAAGATAACTTTAAAAGTCAGGCTGACCCGCAGGTAAAAGTCTCCGTTGAGGGAGAAGAAACCTACCTGGAGATTCAGCTTGAAAAAGACATGCTTAATATACCTTCTGAGATCATCTGCACAGAAAAACTGGGTATGGTCCGCATTCCGGAAGCTCCCTTTGACGGCCCTGACGGTGAATCCATTGTTCTGGACAGTGACTACAACGGCACCAAACGCTGCGGCACACCCGCAGCCGGACCTTTGGAAGGCCTGAAAGAAGGATACAACAAAATAAAAATCTGGGGATAA
- a CDS encoding EAL domain-containing protein → MQKKMRNIFLLVALVLSGLLSLYSMRSLQGNARVINYTGVVRGATQRLVKEELEGTQDDALIDKLDGIIEELRTGKGENHLARLNDAEYQEMMALMQERWEEIKQEILKVRQGADSSALYRLSEEYFELADKSVGVAEQYAEGYVRMAQICFAALTLICTAAAIFLAFYMKQQEKRRKAVALMENANLEKSRKLSRMTEDIQAPMNEISELLYVSEVDTYELLFINEAGKRSFHIDDVKGKLCYQVLQGRDTPCPFCTTKYLKSGENYTWENTNPLTGRHYLFKDRLIEWDGKQARLELAFDTTEAEYEKEKLRYALSSEQMVMECIRTLYCEKDIGDAVKDVLQESGMFLNAERTYMFDLTGGFFNNDYEWCAENVESRQEVLQNLHREQMEQWRGILRKEGCIVIKSAEEFREMFPGSEDIIRERNIRNLAISPLEKEGMVVGCLGVDNLPEERLLNIGSILQTLCYFILLSYRRAEDEQQLSHLSYFDTLTSFYNRNRYMEDMQKLAGREGSVGIVYLDVNGLKDINDQFGHAFGDKVLIECAERMKQVFQDGSFYRVGGDEFVIVCPGVSKEHFRGKVNALRASFKRDELCKAAIGSQWTEKLVDVSQAVANADARMYEDKKEFYRNNPVSKRYRHHSDELLYLTDPEILREEISRNQFVVYLQPKISSSDRMAVGAEALIRYQSRDGSLVLPGNFLPLLEESQTVSQIDFFVFEFICSKIKEWSMEGKKGFPVSVNFSRYSLAQPHFIERLLGICEKYKISPKYLEIEITETVRSVNDIDIGTLIEKIREAGFIVTIDDFGTEYANLALLSAVEFDVLKLDKSMVDDVVKNPKARAIISSIVEMGKQMGIQIVAEGIETEEQLGVLRSCGVELAQGFLFSKPIAVDEYEKRYLDK, encoded by the coding sequence ATGCAAAAGAAGATGAGAAACATTTTTCTGCTGGTCGCTCTGGTATTATCCGGGCTTCTGTCCTTATATTCCATGAGGAGCCTCCAGGGAAATGCAAGAGTCATCAACTATACCGGGGTTGTGCGCGGAGCAACCCAAAGGCTGGTGAAAGAGGAACTGGAAGGAACCCAGGATGATGCCCTGATAGATAAGCTGGACGGCATCATAGAAGAGTTGCGCACGGGAAAAGGGGAAAATCATCTGGCCAGGCTCAATGACGCGGAATATCAGGAAATGATGGCCCTTATGCAGGAACGCTGGGAAGAGATAAAGCAGGAGATCCTGAAGGTGAGACAGGGGGCAGACAGTAGTGCACTTTACCGTTTGAGCGAAGAATATTTTGAGCTGGCTGATAAGAGTGTAGGAGTTGCGGAGCAGTATGCGGAGGGTTACGTGCGTATGGCACAGATTTGTTTTGCTGCGCTGACCCTTATATGTACGGCTGCGGCAATCTTTCTGGCATTTTATATGAAGCAGCAGGAGAAAAGGCGTAAGGCAGTTGCACTGATGGAGAATGCCAATCTGGAAAAGAGCCGTAAACTTTCCAGAATGACAGAGGATATTCAGGCGCCCATGAATGAAATCTCTGAACTTCTGTATGTCTCTGAGGTTGACACATATGAATTGTTATTCATAAATGAAGCGGGAAAGCGCAGTTTTCATATAGATGATGTGAAGGGGAAGCTCTGCTATCAGGTACTACAGGGAAGAGATACCCCCTGTCCGTTCTGCACCACCAAATATCTGAAAAGCGGAGAGAATTATACCTGGGAAAATACCAATCCCCTTACAGGCCGGCATTACCTGTTCAAAGACCGTCTGATTGAGTGGGATGGAAAACAGGCGCGCCTGGAGCTGGCTTTTGATACTACGGAAGCAGAGTATGAAAAAGAAAAGCTGCGGTATGCCCTCAGCTCAGAGCAGATGGTGATGGAATGCATCAGAACTCTGTACTGTGAAAAAGATATAGGAGACGCGGTAAAAGATGTCCTGCAGGAGAGTGGTATGTTTTTAAATGCAGAGAGAACATATATGTTTGATCTGACAGGAGGATTTTTCAATAACGACTATGAATGGTGTGCCGAAAATGTGGAATCCCGGCAGGAGGTTCTGCAGAACCTGCACAGGGAACAAATGGAACAGTGGCGCGGAATACTGCGAAAGGAAGGCTGCATAGTCATAAAAAGTGCGGAGGAATTCAGGGAAATGTTTCCGGGAAGTGAGGATATCATCCGGGAACGGAATATCCGCAACTTAGCCATATCCCCTCTGGAGAAGGAAGGGATGGTGGTGGGATGCCTTGGTGTGGATAATCTCCCGGAGGAACGACTGTTAAATATCGGTTCGATCCTTCAGACACTTTGCTACTTTATCCTGCTTTCCTATCGCAGAGCAGAGGATGAGCAGCAGTTGTCCCATCTCAGTTATTTTGATACCCTCACATCCTTTTACAACAGAAACCGCTACATGGAAGATATGCAGAAGCTGGCGGGAAGAGAGGGAAGCGTGGGTATTGTATACCTGGATGTCAACGGGCTGAAGGATATTAATGACCAGTTTGGCCATGCTTTCGGGGATAAAGTGCTTATTGAATGCGCGGAGCGCATGAAACAGGTTTTTCAGGACGGCAGTTTTTACCGGGTGGGAGGCGACGAGTTTGTGATTGTCTGCCCCGGCGTATCAAAAGAGCATTTCCGTGGAAAGGTAAATGCTCTGCGGGCATCTTTCAAAAGAGATGAACTGTGCAAGGCAGCCATTGGTTCCCAGTGGACAGAGAAGCTGGTGGACGTAAGTCAGGCTGTGGCAAATGCGGATGCCAGGATGTATGAGGACAAGAAGGAATTTTACAGGAATAACCCGGTTTCCAAAAGGTACCGTCACCACAGTGACGAGCTGCTTTATCTGACGGATCCTGAAATACTCAGGGAAGAAATCAGCAGGAACCAGTTTGTGGTTTATCTGCAGCCAAAGATTTCATCTTCGGACAGAATGGCAGTGGGCGCGGAGGCCCTGATCCGATACCAGTCCAGGGATGGCTCCCTGGTTCTTCCGGGCAATTTTCTCCCTCTTTTGGAGGAATCCCAGACAGTCAGCCAAATTGACTTCTTTGTGTTTGAATTTATCTGTTCCAAGATAAAAGAATGGAGCATGGAGGGGAAGAAGGGGTTTCCTGTATCCGTGAATTTTTCAAGATATTCCCTGGCCCAGCCGCATTTCATAGAACGTCTTTTAGGCATATGCGAAAAATATAAAATCTCACCCAAATATCTTGAGATAGAAATAACAGAGACCGTCAGAAGCGTCAATGATATTGATATTGGTACTTTGATCGAAAAAATCCGGGAGGCGGGATTTATTGTGACCATTGATGACTTTGGCACAGAATACGCGAATCTGGCTCTTTTGTCGGCAGTGGAGTTCGATGTTTTGAAACTGGATAAGAGTATGGTGGATGATGTGGTGAAAAATCCCAAAGCCCGGGCTATCATAAGTTCCATTGTGGAGATGGGGAAACAGATGGGTATCCAGATCGTGGCAGAGGGGATAGAGACAGAGGAACAGCTTGGAGTCCTCCGTTCCTGCGGTGTGGAACTGGCGCAGGGATTTCTGTTCAGTAAACCGATCGCTGTGGATGAATATGAAAAGAGGTATTTGGATAAATAA
- a CDS encoding EcsC family protein, translating to MIKRRKKSTRTVEMEAVLKKEQAFLKRNEEKNASFLDRTLEAKVPARLQETLDKAFEKAFGLIFEKGTDVIEKTYSREKIEHTYKVDAYAAGLLENKKTLRTFTKKAQAAGSRNLLLAGVEGVGLGILGIGLPDIPLFTGMILKSIYETALHYGYSYDTEEEKYFILLLIQGALSYGDTLRQINEQTDRYIMEQTVPGGYDSGDQIRKTSSVLSKELLYMKFLQGIPVAGVIGGVYDSVYLKRILDYGKIKYRKRFLMDKDKAH from the coding sequence AAAAAATCTACGCGGACAGTGGAGATGGAAGCAGTTCTAAAAAAAGAGCAGGCATTTCTAAAACGAAATGAGGAGAAGAATGCGTCTTTTCTTGACCGGACTTTGGAAGCAAAGGTTCCGGCAAGACTGCAGGAGACTCTGGATAAGGCATTTGAGAAAGCATTCGGCCTCATATTTGAGAAGGGGACGGATGTGATAGAGAAGACATATTCCAGGGAGAAGATAGAGCACACGTATAAAGTAGATGCCTACGCTGCCGGATTGCTGGAAAATAAAAAAACACTCCGCACATTTACGAAAAAAGCGCAGGCAGCAGGCAGCAGGAACCTTCTTCTGGCAGGGGTGGAAGGGGTAGGCCTTGGGATCCTTGGCATTGGCCTTCCCGACATTCCTCTTTTTACAGGCATGATCCTGAAAAGTATTTATGAAACCGCGCTTCATTATGGATATTCGTATGATACTGAGGAGGAGAAGTATTTCATACTGCTGCTCATACAGGGAGCCTTGTCCTATGGAGACACTCTGAGGCAGATCAATGAGCAGACAGACCGATATATCATGGAGCAGACAGTACCCGGGGGATACGACAGCGGCGATCAGATCAGAAAAACCTCCTCTGTCCTCTCAAAAGAACTGCTGTATATGAAGTTCCTGCAGGGGATTCCGGTGGCAGGGGTAATTGGCGGAGTCTATGATTCGGTTTATCTCAAAAGAATACTGGACTATGGGAAAATAAAGTATAGAAAAAGGTTTTTAATGGACAAAGACAAAGCGCATTGA